Proteins encoded within one genomic window of Pseudalkalibacillus sp. SCS-8:
- a CDS encoding RNA polymerase sigma factor, with protein MLHPMVDTYLSDLKKYCYHLTGTPWDGDDLFQDTIVNLMKRSAQLNEHPNPKGYLFLTATNQWRDTLRKKGRDGKPLSGDLDVPITDLSLFDSIEVLIALLPFKQAAVILLTEYYGFTSKEIAAMLGMTSGGVKAALSRGRTTLKAMHNGKTERIEALPVLVDRLLSALRKDDPRTIITTYHILVSRGVRINRDEQFFIFELKDPDGHIYQVKEKI; from the coding sequence ATGCTACATCCAATGGTCGATACATATTTATCTGACTTGAAGAAGTATTGCTACCATCTGACAGGTACGCCCTGGGATGGCGATGACCTGTTTCAGGATACAATCGTAAATCTTATGAAGCGATCTGCTCAATTGAACGAGCATCCTAATCCCAAAGGATATCTGTTTCTTACGGCCACCAATCAGTGGCGGGATACGCTCCGTAAAAAGGGGCGTGACGGAAAGCCCTTATCTGGAGATTTGGACGTCCCCATAACCGATTTAAGTTTATTCGATTCCATCGAGGTCCTCATTGCCTTACTTCCTTTTAAGCAAGCAGCAGTTATCTTGCTTACAGAATATTATGGGTTCACCTCGAAAGAGATTGCTGCAATGCTGGGGATGACAAGTGGTGGTGTGAAGGCAGCTTTAAGTAGAGGGAGAACCACCTTAAAAGCCATGCACAATGGAAAAACAGAACGTATAGAAGCCTTACCCGTACTAGTCGATCGTCTGTTGTCAGCTCTTAGAAAAGATGATCCCCGTACCATCATAACGACATATCACATTTTGGTCTCTCGAGGTGTTCGAATTAATCGGGACGAGCAGTTTTTTATTTTTGAGTTGAAAGACCCTGACGGTCATATTTATCAAGTCAAAGAAAAAATATAA
- a CDS encoding VOC family protein, with translation MKSVKRIDSVFVPVTDMERSEKWYKEVFPFEVVYRSSDGQYVGFRFAEKGELKTALTIYKVEKLPERNHMAFNFYAEDVDAFHSYLTSNGYEASEIHAADGMRFFDFYDPDQNELGVVTFEEVPMDQIK, from the coding sequence ATGAAATCTGTTAAACGAATTGATTCTGTATTTGTTCCGGTAACCGATATGGAAAGATCGGAGAAATGGTATAAGGAGGTCTTCCCTTTCGAAGTGGTTTATCGCAGTAGTGATGGGCAATATGTTGGTTTCAGGTTTGCTGAAAAAGGCGAATTGAAGACGGCGTTAACAATCTATAAAGTTGAAAAACTACCAGAACGCAATCATATGGCATTCAATTTTTATGCGGAAGATGTGGATGCTTTTCATTCTTACCTCACCAGTAATGGATATGAGGCGAGCGAAATCCATGCAGCGGATGGTATGCGGTTCTTTGATTTTTACGATCCCGACCAAAACGAACTCGGTGTCGTCACCTTTGAAGAAGTTCCGATGGATCAAATCAAGTAA
- a CDS encoding VOC family protein, which yields MTIAIQRVGTTYIPVSDPEKASKWYQEKLGAIENYFDQDKAILDYANQSFFLVKAKEGERSGFVDYKGDEQFSMTFEVDGLEQLEELHTFLKEKGVKVGKIEDRGHPGKNFVFSDLDGNRFDVWSELSPSFKEKTL from the coding sequence ATGACGATAGCGATTCAACGAGTAGGGACGACCTATATCCCTGTTTCAGACCCAGAAAAGGCGTCAAAATGGTACCAAGAGAAGCTCGGAGCAATTGAGAATTATTTCGATCAAGACAAGGCGATTTTAGATTATGCGAATCAAAGCTTTTTCCTTGTTAAGGCGAAAGAGGGGGAGCGTTCAGGTTTTGTTGATTATAAAGGTGACGAGCAATTTTCGATGACCTTTGAGGTGGACGGCCTCGAGCAACTCGAAGAGCTTCATACATTTTTAAAAGAAAAGGGAGTCAAAGTCGGAAAGATCGAGGACCGTGGACACCCTGGTAAAAACTTTGTTTTCAGTGACCTTGATGGAAATCGATTTGATGTATGGAGTGAGCTGAGTCCATCCTTTAAGGAAAAGACGCTATAA
- a CDS encoding serine hydrolase gives MEFLKLKDEIENMADNVTGRLSYYIEYNGETLYKNPQVKMNPASIIKIPIAVAALLQIQNGEIDANKVITVTETEKIGGTGIIHCMKGEVAFSFQNLIPIMISVSDNTATNKIIQEIGIPTINKVIESLGCVNSAVNREIMDVDPNLVELNNHMTAQDVNTLLKDINSGDRLTKEHKNFLLGCLEKQQFNHKLPLFIKDTLYSPYAHKTGDDIGMEHDVGILNINGETLYVSIMSNEVHNNLDAQMFISGVGKLLYDFATASSLSNSNA, from the coding sequence ATGGAATTTCTTAAACTTAAAGATGAAATTGAAAATATGGCAGACAATGTCACTGGTCGGTTATCGTATTATATAGAATATAATGGAGAGACCTTATATAAGAACCCACAAGTAAAAATGAATCCCGCCAGCATCATTAAAATTCCTATTGCGGTAGCCGCTCTCTTGCAAATTCAGAACGGTGAAATTGATGCTAACAAAGTCATTACGGTCACTGAGACTGAAAAGATTGGCGGTACAGGCATTATTCACTGTATGAAGGGTGAAGTAGCGTTTTCGTTTCAGAATTTAATCCCCATAATGATTAGTGTTTCAGATAACACAGCAACAAATAAGATCATCCAAGAAATAGGGATTCCGACGATCAACAAGGTGATTGAATCTTTAGGGTGTGTAAATAGTGCGGTCAATAGAGAGATCATGGATGTTGATCCAAACCTTGTTGAATTGAACAATCATATGACCGCTCAAGATGTAAATACCCTATTAAAGGACATCAACAGCGGAGATCGATTAACGAAAGAACATAAAAACTTTCTCTTGGGTTGCTTAGAAAAACAACAATTCAACCACAAACTTCCTTTATTCATCAAGGATACCTTGTACTCCCCATATGCACATAAGACAGGCGATGATATCGGAATGGAGCACGATGTCGGAATTCTAAATATCAATGGTGAGACCTTATACGTATCTATCATGTCAAACGAGGTACATAACAATTTGGATGCACAAATGTTTATCAGTGGTGTGGGAAAGCTGTTATATGACTTTGCAACCGCTTCTTCTCTCTCAAATTCGAATGCTTGA
- a CDS encoding GNAT family N-acetyltransferase — translation MAQVQLVKHKLEYSERIYELSSAPQVKDALALPDGTVADTKRFIASILQEEDEGKTVSRLILDEEQRVIGITTLMFIDRENKSCHIGTWIGHEYWGKGYNQVSKVAMLRIAFQELGLQYVFAGARKTNTRSQKAQEKLPFIKLHVEEEFPEEHLALEKKEQQPCVLHVFKKEDFQQYF, via the coding sequence ATGGCTCAAGTTCAACTGGTTAAACATAAATTAGAATACAGTGAAAGGATCTACGAACTGTCCTCAGCACCTCAGGTGAAAGATGCTTTAGCGCTTCCTGATGGGACGGTAGCGGATACGAAACGATTCATTGCCTCGATCCTCCAGGAAGAGGACGAAGGGAAGACGGTTTCAAGATTGATTCTTGATGAAGAGCAGCGTGTCATCGGAATTACGACATTAATGTTTATAGACCGGGAAAACAAATCATGCCATATCGGTACATGGATCGGTCACGAATACTGGGGAAAAGGGTATAACCAAGTCTCAAAGGTTGCGATGTTACGTATCGCCTTTCAGGAGTTGGGGCTGCAATATGTCTTTGCTGGTGCGAGAAAGACAAATACACGTTCTCAAAAAGCCCAGGAGAAATTACCTTTTATCAAGCTCCATGTTGAAGAGGAGTTTCCTGAGGAGCATCTGGCTTTAGAGAAAAAGGAACAACAGCCGTGTGTACTGCATGTATTCAAGAAAGAGGATTTCCAACAATACTTTTAA
- a CDS encoding MEDS domain-containing protein — translation MTRKMSQLFEEKRTVHVLYEYENMQNYIEQVVRFIEEGISVGDFVILIENDPVYHMIKKELDNRLTNDQLEYVHRVNNFDFYFSSGSYHPPAIVQYFNKVVQPYVDKELPFRSWAHVEWSSLEGPLHIIEDFERIVDKAVHQYSFPLICAYEKKLMPNHLKTLLMETHPYVLSEDEFIESQQYRPKKHA, via the coding sequence TTGACAAGGAAGATGAGCCAGTTATTTGAGGAAAAAAGAACCGTTCATGTGCTCTATGAATATGAAAATATGCAGAACTATATTGAACAAGTCGTCCGTTTTATTGAAGAGGGGATATCTGTTGGAGATTTCGTGATCCTTATTGAAAATGACCCTGTATATCATATGATTAAAAAGGAATTGGACAACCGGTTGACGAATGACCAGTTGGAATACGTCCATCGCGTAAACAATTTCGATTTCTATTTTTCAAGCGGCAGTTATCACCCGCCAGCCATTGTACAGTACTTCAATAAAGTGGTTCAGCCCTACGTAGATAAAGAGTTACCATTCCGATCCTGGGCACACGTGGAATGGTCATCATTGGAAGGTCCACTCCATATCATAGAGGATTTTGAACGTATTGTGGATAAAGCTGTGCATCAATATTCGTTCCCATTGATTTGCGCTTATGAGAAAAAACTGATGCCTAATCATCTAAAAACGCTATTAATGGAAACCCACCCTTATGTACTATCCGAAGATGAATTCATTGAGTCGCAACAATACCGACCCAAAAAACACGCCTAA
- a CDS encoding M48 family metallopeptidase, producing the protein MKKSMWIGAGFILYAALISWYLFLGADTSIPTQYEGTEADPSVFMTERQLELSHDFSRIKQWLYFLSVPFEWLIYLIVLGVGLSKWFRNRASEVTRFRIVHNAIYVVLLSLIAFLLTLPINYYSYTVSLDYAISVQPFADWMRDKVISFWVNVLFLFVIVQTLYWLMNKSEKRWWLYGWLLSVPFTLFIYFIQPVWIDPLYNDFYRLEDKALEEKILALADKADIEADRVYEVNMSEKTNALNAYVNGIGSNLRIVLWDTTLEKLSDEEVLFVMAHEMGHFVKHHLYWNLIGSIVSSFFGLWIGSKLFAAMIRRWGKQWGVEKPTDIASLPALLLVFSVLAFLASPVENAISRNAERSADDYAIQMTKDPEAAVGSFQQLAVSGLSEVHPPWLVKIFLYGHPTMLERITFLDQWEERVINDEQDMDEEK; encoded by the coding sequence ATGAAAAAATCAATGTGGATCGGAGCGGGGTTCATATTGTATGCCGCCTTGATATCATGGTATCTATTCCTGGGTGCGGACACATCGATTCCAACTCAATACGAAGGGACTGAAGCCGATCCATCGGTATTCATGACGGAACGCCAATTAGAGCTGAGCCATGATTTCTCGCGCATAAAACAATGGTTATACTTCCTATCTGTTCCATTTGAGTGGCTCATTTATCTTATTGTATTGGGTGTTGGACTTTCGAAGTGGTTCAGAAATCGTGCCAGTGAGGTTACGCGTTTCCGAATCGTCCATAATGCGATTTATGTTGTGCTGCTTTCGTTGATCGCTTTCCTATTGACCTTACCAATAAATTATTACAGTTATACGGTTTCACTCGATTATGCAATCTCAGTCCAACCGTTTGCTGATTGGATGAGGGATAAAGTCATTTCCTTCTGGGTCAATGTGTTATTCTTGTTCGTTATCGTACAAACCTTGTATTGGCTAATGAACAAATCGGAAAAACGCTGGTGGTTGTATGGCTGGCTGTTATCCGTTCCGTTTACGTTATTCATCTATTTCATCCAGCCGGTTTGGATCGATCCCCTTTACAATGATTTCTACCGTTTAGAAGATAAAGCTTTGGAAGAGAAAATCTTAGCGTTAGCAGACAAAGCGGACATTGAAGCAGACCGGGTCTATGAAGTGAATATGTCGGAAAAGACGAATGCTTTGAATGCATATGTGAATGGCATCGGCTCGAACCTGCGCATCGTTCTCTGGGATACGACCCTCGAAAAGCTGAGTGATGAAGAGGTCCTCTTCGTCATGGCGCATGAGATGGGGCACTTCGTCAAACACCACCTGTACTGGAATCTGATCGGATCGATCGTATCCTCCTTTTTTGGACTATGGATCGGATCGAAGCTTTTTGCCGCGATGATTAGGCGATGGGGAAAACAGTGGGGTGTAGAGAAGCCGACGGACATAGCATCACTACCAGCCCTTTTGCTCGTATTCTCCGTGTTGGCATTCCTGGCGAGTCCTGTAGAGAATGCCATATCAAGGAACGCTGAGCGTTCTGCAGATGATTACGCAATCCAGATGACAAAGGATCCCGAGGCGGCAGTCGGGTCTTTCCAGCAGCTTGCTGTATCTGGACTTAGTGAAGTTCATCCACCTTGGCTCGTAAAAATTTTCTTGTATGGGCACCCGACGATGCTTGAACGGATCACGTTCCTGGATCAATGGGAGGAAAGGGTAATCAATGATGAACAGGATATGGATGAGGAGAAATAG
- the proS gene encoding proline--tRNA ligase — translation MGKGFVQDVTAMEEDFAQWYTDVVKKADLIDYSSVRGSMIIRPYGYALWENIKNELDRRIKETGHENVYMPLFIPESLLQREKDHIEGFAPEVAWVTHGGEEELTERLCVRPTSEILFCEHYKNIIHSYRDLPKLYNQWANVVRWEKTTRPFLRTLEFLWQEGHTCHADAEDAQKETTQMLDVYAELCENTLAIPVIKGKKTEKEKFAGADFTYTIESLMHDGKALQSGTSHYLGDGFAKAFGIQYSDQNGDLQYVHQTSWGLTTRIIGAMIMVHGDNRGLVIPPKVAPTQVMIVPIAQHKEGVLDFAYDLKEKLAESFRVGIDASDKKPGWKFNEYEMKGIPVRLEVGPKDIEKEQVVLVRRDTGEKQFVPMAELDQTLSQLLEDIHQNLFNKAVELRNERTSVALTFEEFEEKLNEQQGFIKAMWCGKTSCEDQIKEKTSATSRCIPFEQEHLSDECVCCKEKAEHMVYWAKAY, via the coding sequence ATGGGTAAAGGATTTGTTCAAGATGTTACCGCAATGGAAGAGGATTTTGCGCAGTGGTATACCGATGTCGTCAAGAAGGCAGATCTGATTGACTATTCGAGCGTTCGTGGATCGATGATTATCCGTCCATACGGGTATGCATTATGGGAAAATATCAAGAATGAATTGGACCGACGCATCAAGGAAACGGGTCATGAAAATGTTTATATGCCACTTTTCATACCGGAAAGTCTGCTCCAACGAGAGAAGGATCATATTGAAGGGTTCGCGCCTGAGGTTGCTTGGGTCACCCATGGTGGTGAGGAGGAGTTGACAGAACGCCTTTGTGTTCGTCCAACATCCGAAATCCTGTTTTGTGAACACTATAAAAACATCATCCATTCCTATCGGGATCTACCTAAGCTTTACAACCAGTGGGCGAATGTCGTCCGATGGGAAAAAACGACCCGTCCTTTCCTGAGAACGCTTGAATTCCTTTGGCAAGAAGGACACACGTGCCATGCTGATGCCGAAGATGCTCAGAAAGAAACGACCCAGATGCTGGACGTCTACGCCGAATTGTGCGAAAACACCTTAGCGATCCCAGTCATCAAAGGGAAAAAGACTGAAAAAGAGAAGTTTGCAGGTGCTGATTTCACGTACACGATTGAAAGCCTCATGCATGACGGGAAAGCACTCCAGTCCGGTACCTCCCACTATCTTGGTGATGGTTTCGCGAAGGCATTCGGCATTCAATATTCCGATCAAAACGGCGATCTCCAGTATGTCCATCAAACATCCTGGGGATTGACCACTCGTATCATCGGGGCAATGATTATGGTCCACGGCGATAACCGCGGGCTTGTCATCCCACCAAAGGTCGCACCAACACAAGTGATGATTGTCCCAATCGCTCAGCATAAGGAAGGGGTCCTTGATTTTGCTTATGACTTGAAAGAGAAACTTGCAGAATCTTTCCGTGTCGGCATCGATGCTAGTGACAAAAAGCCGGGCTGGAAGTTCAACGAATATGAAATGAAGGGAATCCCAGTCCGTCTTGAAGTCGGTCCGAAAGATATCGAAAAAGAACAGGTTGTACTCGTTAGACGTGATACAGGAGAAAAGCAATTCGTGCCGATGGCGGAGCTTGATCAGACGCTATCCCAATTGTTAGAGGACATCCATCAGAACTTGTTCAACAAAGCGGTGGAGCTCCGTAATGAACGCACGTCCGTCGCCCTGACCTTCGAAGAATTTGAAGAGAAGCTGAATGAGCAACAAGGCTTCATCAAGGCTATGTGGTGTGGCAAAACCTCCTGCGAAGATCAAATCAAGGAGAAGACATCTGCAACCTCCCGCTGCATCCCATTTGAACAAGAGCATTTATCTGATGAATGTGTCTGCTGTAAAGAAAAAGCAGAGCACATGGTCTACTGGGCAAAGGCGTATTAA